A region of uncultured Desulfobacter sp. DNA encodes the following proteins:
- a CDS encoding tetratricopeptide repeat protein → MAKVLWACLVSLLTVLSVCAPLSADPQKDPLPVAAGMCANKVSALMDKGNYADAVRHIESFQAKAKTVDPDTAHSKGYTHYYLDFLLGNCCMMMEKQGAGYVKKAVSAYEQAVKKYDGFYQAWLNLGHCRYSLEQMDKAALALIRGYDTAPEKKGVYLYQAATCYYLNADYQKALDAFSRLQKDHPAEVTLDRTEVLVNILFSLKKNRQALPYLRELAEKSKAEKKKTWQEVLLYQYMELGMEKQALDYAVTLTRQEPEEPKWWRALAHIHLDKNRLEKGLEAFMIYSFTTPLSASETKLLADLFAGCNIPLEAARVYEAWLEKIQKDPTDPTDIKGKKMTDRFLAIAQAYLQGRDYETALKWAETGLSQGCDARLLAFKADLLFREKKYQPAYIAYKELADRGNSPGRSWLMAGYAALSSDNPEQAKQAFSRACKYPKEKPTALAALKQIRARLAAEEI, encoded by the coding sequence ATGGCAAAAGTATTATGGGCTTGCCTTGTGTCTCTTTTAACGGTTCTTTCAGTCTGTGCCCCTCTGTCGGCGGACCCGCAGAAAGATCCTCTTCCGGTTGCCGCAGGCATGTGTGCAAACAAGGTGAGCGCGCTTATGGACAAAGGAAACTATGCCGATGCTGTCCGGCACATTGAATCCTTCCAGGCCAAGGCCAAAACTGTTGATCCGGATACGGCACACAGCAAGGGCTACACCCACTATTACCTGGATTTTCTTCTGGGCAACTGCTGCATGATGATGGAAAAACAAGGGGCTGGCTATGTGAAAAAAGCTGTGTCGGCCTATGAACAGGCCGTTAAAAAATATGACGGGTTTTACCAGGCATGGCTGAATTTAGGTCATTGCCGGTATTCCCTTGAACAGATGGACAAAGCGGCCCTGGCCCTTATCCGGGGATATGACACGGCCCCGGAAAAAAAAGGGGTGTACCTTTATCAGGCTGCGACATGTTATTATTTAAATGCCGATTATCAAAAAGCCCTTGATGCCTTCAGCAGGCTGCAGAAAGACCATCCCGCCGAAGTCACACTCGACAGAACCGAGGTTCTGGTCAACATTCTTTTTTCTTTGAAAAAAAACCGGCAGGCCCTGCCCTATCTCAGGGAACTGGCTGAAAAATCCAAGGCCGAAAAGAAAAAGACCTGGCAGGAGGTGCTGCTGTACCAGTACATGGAACTTGGCATGGAGAAACAGGCCCTGGACTATGCGGTGACCCTGACCCGGCAGGAACCGGAAGAACCCAAGTGGTGGCGGGCCCTGGCACATATCCATCTTGATAAAAACCGCCTTGAAAAAGGGCTTGAGGCGTTCATGATTTACAGCTTCACCACGCCTTTGTCCGCATCCGAAACCAAACTTCTGGCAGACCTGTTTGCCGGGTGCAATATTCCCCTGGAAGCGGCCAGGGTGTATGAAGCATGGCTGGAAAAAATTCAGAAAGACCCGACAGATCCAACCGATATCAAAGGAAAAAAGATGACAGACCGCTTCCTTGCCATAGCCCAGGCCTACCTGCAGGGCAGGGATTACGAAACAGCCCTTAAATGGGCGGAGACCGGCCTTTCCCAAGGATGTGATGCAAGGCTTTTAGCCTTTAAGGCGGACCTGCTGTTCCGGGAAAAAAAATACCAACCGGCATATATCGCATATAAGGAACTGGCGGATCGCGGCAATTCCCCGGGCCGCTCCTGGCTCATGGCCGGATATGCAGCCTTGAGCAGCGATAACCCGGAACAGGCAAAACAGGCCTTTTCCCGGGCCTGTAAATATCCCAAGGAAAAACCAACAGCCCTGGCTGCCCTGAAACAAATCCGGGCAAGGCTGGCAGCAGAAGAAATTTAA
- a CDS encoding NifB/NifX family molybdenum-iron cluster-binding protein, giving the protein MKLCITSTGKEINANVDPRFGRAPWFLIIDTDTGNIIEAVENHAATQGQGAGISATNLLSDKNIDAILTGAVGPNAAQVFQTTGISLVEGLSPQDTVQEALAKFKQGSYAQAKTSQSTDAPQGQGGMKGRGIAGGGRGMGGGGGMGMGGGSGQGRGKGGGGGQRR; this is encoded by the coding sequence ATGAAACTTTGCATAACATCAACAGGGAAAGAGATTAATGCCAATGTTGACCCCCGATTTGGCAGGGCACCTTGGTTTTTAATTATCGATACAGACACTGGCAATATCATTGAGGCCGTTGAAAATCATGCTGCCACCCAGGGGCAGGGGGCAGGAATCTCTGCGACCAACCTTTTGTCAGATAAAAATATTGATGCGATTCTCACCGGCGCTGTCGGCCCCAATGCTGCCCAGGTATTTCAAACAACCGGGATCTCTCTTGTGGAGGGTTTATCACCCCAGGATACGGTACAAGAGGCCTTGGCCAAATTCAAACAAGGTTCTTATGCCCAGGCTAAGACCTCCCAATCAACTGATGCACCCCAGGGTCAGGGTGGAATGAAAGGGCGGGGGATTGCTGGCGGCGGCCGTGGTATGGGCGGTGGTGGTGGTATGGGTATGGGCGGCGGAAGCGGTCAAGGCAGAGGTAAGGGGGGTGGCGGGGGACAACGCAGATAA
- a CDS encoding AraC family transcriptional regulator, whose amino-acid sequence MKKIFPAPSLLTEVADPIIYHLPEQVGSGTVRIDTFSSGLRLMILDLQFQERVSFVTGPSNWGFGIGFSLKGHSIVSASTLQDDFHIEAGKSGHFFFPDTTVLTEDICSDQRVKINVFFDANALSDFAKDDEEAFLPFLQGVKNQVPFSDLDGILPQMHQVLNQILTCPYTGKTRALFMEGKALELLAYKLEQIRSRTRSSFGQNGITPYDIEQIRQAAGRLRQDPVNPPDITTLAAGAGMSRSKFYRCFKQVFGHSPLDHLRSHRLHLAKHFLAQKKHNVTEAAFAVGYNNLSHFTKIFTAEFGVTPHKVF is encoded by the coding sequence ATGAAAAAAATTTTCCCTGCACCATCACTGTTAACTGAAGTTGCCGACCCAATTATTTACCATCTTCCCGAACAGGTGGGCAGTGGTACAGTACGCATTGACACCTTTTCCTCCGGCCTGCGGCTGATGATCCTCGATCTGCAGTTCCAGGAAAGAGTCAGCTTTGTCACCGGACCATCGAATTGGGGATTTGGGATCGGTTTCAGCTTAAAAGGCCATTCCATAGTAAGCGCCTCGACGCTTCAGGACGACTTTCATATCGAAGCCGGGAAAAGCGGCCACTTTTTCTTTCCCGACACGACGGTCCTGACAGAGGACATCTGTTCTGATCAACGTGTTAAAATCAATGTTTTTTTTGACGCCAACGCATTGTCGGATTTCGCAAAGGATGATGAAGAGGCATTTCTCCCCTTTTTACAGGGGGTTAAAAATCAGGTTCCTTTTTCAGATCTCGACGGAATCCTGCCCCAGATGCACCAGGTCTTGAATCAAATCCTCACCTGCCCCTACACAGGGAAAACCCGTGCCTTGTTTATGGAGGGCAAAGCCCTGGAACTTTTGGCCTACAAATTGGAACAGATCCGGTCCAGGACCCGCTCTTCTTTCGGGCAGAACGGTATTACGCCCTACGATATCGAACAAATACGCCAGGCTGCCGGACGTTTGCGCCAGGATCCGGTTAATCCCCCGGATATCACAACCCTTGCCGCAGGAGCAGGAATGAGCCGCAGCAAATTTTATCGGTGCTTTAAGCAGGTTTTCGGACACTCTCCCCTGGATCACCTGCGCAGCCACCGCCTCCACCTGGCCAAACATTTTTTGGCCCAAAAAAAACACAACGTCACCGAGGCCGCTTTTGCGGTGGGCTACAATAATCTGAGCCATTTTACCAAAATTTTCACTGCCGAATTCGGGGTTACCCCCCATAAAGTATTCTGA
- a CDS encoding TonB-dependent receptor, translated as MNFLRGWMLKSLLIAWCMTISGITQAQDTLSLEEITVTAQKQEENVQNVSMGITVFTGQAIEDAKIESMSDLADLVPSLMVFNEGGAGMNTPSMRGIHAPFDTMALSTGLFIDGVPIQSILGFESTFLDIERVEVLRGPQGTLYGKNTEAGVINIITRQPDNDFRGSVSANIGTWLSSENDDRLLQAYTVKLSAPIQTDKLFLGIAGKFTQKDGIIKNTETGQAADDREHWFGRAHLRWTPADQLDISFIASQLQYNGGAAHMNWGEYGALAYGLPSPEYRKVSSNLQGENNGSDQSQSLKIDFEINDAFELTSVTSRRVYDDEATSDFDFTSATLMHTKKDNQFSTLSQELRLSYDNGGVKWVAGVYGDKEEMNYDVEMAYGSMTSTTDRDIDGSSYAVFTNLTWPLSRQFSLVGGLRYETTEKDFQDHINAKDADDSWDAVTPKLALEYRPLPGTMTYLSVSKGYRAGGFNFQATDEQYYTFDEEDLWSYEIGVKNTLFNNRLIVNASIYKMDISDMQVSEKISSLVSYITNAAEATGKGVELELVGKITTGLTMTAGFGYTQIEFDEFKDSDGDYQGNKTTYAPEYTFNIGAQYRWENGFYARADLIGYGDMYFDKANKYKRDAYEIVNAKIGYETEHFDVYLYGKNIFDEKYDSYGYYSGYYTIYSDPGEVGLQVTYRI; from the coding sequence ATGAATTTTTTGCGAGGCTGGATGTTGAAAAGTCTTCTCATCGCTTGGTGCATGACAATTTCGGGGATTACCCAGGCACAGGACACCCTGAGTTTAGAAGAGATAACGGTAACGGCACAAAAACAGGAGGAAAATGTTCAGAACGTATCCATGGGGATCACGGTATTCACAGGCCAGGCCATCGAGGACGCAAAAATTGAATCCATGTCGGATCTGGCAGATCTTGTCCCCAGCTTAATGGTATTTAACGAAGGCGGGGCCGGCATGAATACACCATCCATGAGAGGTATTCATGCCCCCTTTGACACAATGGCGCTCTCCACCGGACTATTTATAGACGGTGTCCCGATCCAGTCTATTCTTGGGTTCGAGAGTACATTTCTTGATATTGAACGGGTGGAGGTGCTCAGGGGACCCCAGGGCACATTGTACGGGAAAAACACAGAAGCCGGTGTAATCAATATCATTACCCGGCAACCGGACAATGATTTCAGGGGCAGCGTCTCCGCCAATATTGGCACATGGCTCTCTTCCGAGAACGATGACCGTTTGCTGCAAGCCTACACCGTCAAACTCAGCGCTCCCATTCAAACAGATAAACTTTTTTTAGGTATTGCCGGAAAGTTCACCCAAAAAGACGGCATCATCAAAAACACAGAAACCGGGCAGGCTGCCGACGACAGAGAGCACTGGTTTGGCAGGGCACATCTGCGCTGGACACCCGCAGATCAATTGGATATCTCTTTTATCGCATCACAGCTCCAATACAACGGCGGCGCGGCCCATATGAACTGGGGAGAATATGGCGCGCTGGCATACGGCCTGCCTTCGCCCGAGTATCGAAAGGTCTCTTCCAATTTGCAGGGGGAAAACAATGGTTCAGATCAATCCCAATCCCTTAAAATCGATTTTGAAATCAACGACGCGTTTGAATTAACGTCTGTGACATCGAGAAGAGTCTATGATGACGAGGCCACCAGTGATTTTGATTTCACCAGCGCAACGTTAATGCACACAAAAAAAGACAACCAGTTCTCCACATTGTCCCAGGAACTGCGATTGAGCTATGACAATGGCGGCGTGAAATGGGTGGCAGGCGTCTACGGTGATAAGGAAGAGATGAATTACGATGTTGAGATGGCCTATGGCAGCATGACCAGTACCACGGACAGGGATATCGATGGAAGCTCCTATGCCGTTTTTACCAATTTGACCTGGCCATTGTCCCGGCAGTTCAGCCTGGTCGGCGGTCTGCGCTATGAAACAACGGAAAAGGACTTTCAAGATCATATCAACGCAAAGGATGCCGATGATTCATGGGATGCCGTAACGCCCAAGCTTGCCCTGGAATACCGTCCTTTGCCGGGAACCATGACGTACCTGAGCGTATCCAAAGGCTACCGCGCCGGCGGATTTAATTTTCAAGCCACAGATGAACAATACTACACCTTTGATGAAGAGGACCTGTGGTCCTATGAAATCGGAGTGAAAAACACCTTATTCAATAACAGATTGATCGTGAACGCCAGTATTTACAAAATGGATATTTCCGATATGCAGGTGTCGGAAAAAATTTCATCTCTTGTGTCTTATATAACCAACGCAGCCGAAGCTACCGGCAAGGGGGTTGAGTTGGAACTGGTGGGCAAAATAACCACCGGACTGACCATGACGGCCGGTTTCGGCTACACCCAGATTGAATTTGACGAATTCAAGGATAGTGACGGAGATTACCAGGGCAACAAAACCACCTACGCACCGGAATATACATTTAATATCGGCGCCCAATACCGTTGGGAAAACGGCTTTTATGCCAGGGCCGACCTGATCGGTTATGGTGACATGTACTTTGACAAAGCCAACAAATACAAACGGGATGCCTATGAAATCGTCAATGCCAAAATCGGGTATGAGACGGAGCATTTTGATGTCTACCTGTACGGTAAAAATATTTTTGATGAAAAATATGATTCCTACGGCTACTACAGCGGTTATTACACCATCTACAGTGATCCGGGCGAGGTGGGCCTCCAGGTAACTTACCGCATTTAA
- a CDS encoding methyltransferase dimerization domain-containing protein, with amino-acid sequence MQLPDISIKPEMLYKLVYGTTKSWLLITAIEFEVFDLTAEYRAADEIAAILKTHKANTILFLNALCAIDLLEKKDQAYRNTPLSDTFLVRGKDCYLGQFLTISEQWNFQTREQMKESIKNGPAPHTDKIGDREDMFAPHVNAMRNYARSGISQFMAKQISRLPEFAGMKKMLELGGAHGMDCIAVTQKSAELQGIVFDTPSVIKTTRNIISGYGMEKRVTVMEGDYTTDPIGVGYDLIYAKATLNFFKDNLDPLFTKIHGALNPGGLFISVHDGLTNEGTTPPHMVISWLPTGLSSRDLSLDRDVIPDAMLRAGFKTVKITPLSFSMGDSMDMCIGRK; translated from the coding sequence ATGCAACTACCTGATATCTCAATAAAGCCTGAAATGCTTTACAAACTTGTTTACGGCACGACTAAGTCGTGGCTGCTGATTACGGCAATTGAATTTGAAGTATTCGATCTGACGGCTGAATACAGGGCAGCGGATGAAATCGCGGCAATACTGAAAACCCATAAGGCAAATACCATACTTTTTTTAAATGCCCTGTGCGCCATTGATCTTCTTGAAAAAAAGGACCAGGCCTATCGAAATACCCCACTATCCGACACCTTCCTTGTCCGGGGAAAGGATTGTTATCTCGGACAGTTCCTTACCATATCAGAACAATGGAATTTTCAGACCCGGGAACAAATGAAAGAGTCCATTAAAAACGGTCCTGCTCCCCACACAGATAAAATCGGTGACCGGGAGGATATGTTTGCGCCCCATGTGAACGCCATGAGAAATTATGCCCGAAGCGGCATTTCCCAATTTATGGCAAAACAGATCAGCAGGTTGCCCGAATTTGCCGGGATGAAAAAAATGCTTGAGCTCGGCGGTGCCCACGGCATGGATTGCATTGCCGTTACCCAGAAAAGTGCAGAGCTTCAAGGCATTGTATTTGACACCCCGTCAGTGATCAAGACGACCCGGAACATCATCTCCGGATATGGAATGGAAAAAAGGGTCACCGTTATGGAAGGAGACTATACAACAGACCCCATTGGCGTGGGTTATGACCTTATTTACGCCAAAGCGACGTTGAACTTTTTTAAAGACAATCTTGATCCTTTATTTACAAAGATTCATGGGGCCCTTAATCCCGGGGGCCTTTTCATCTCTGTCCATGACGGCCTCACCAACGAAGGGACAACACCCCCGCACATGGTGATCAGCTGGCTTCCCACCGGACTGTCTTCCCGGGATCTGTCCCTTGACCGGGACGTTATACCCGATGCCATGCTCCGGGCCGGGTTTAAAACGGTAAAGATAACCCCCCTGTCCTTTTCCATGGGTGATTCCATGGATATGTGCATCGGCAGAAAATAG